Proteins from one Setaria italica strain Yugu1 chromosome V, Setaria_italica_v2.0, whole genome shotgun sequence genomic window:
- the LOC101783544 gene encoding protein RETICULATA-RELATED 5, chloroplastic — translation MATEPLSPGKSPADDDLETLPLDSSSSSVAVTTDPLLRPPPSPSSATSSPPAGANHDPFVEEEEDEDEADDVTPAPAPHRAAAASTSREASPVFAEITVSEPRKHAEPATGAVGVIPGSASYVSYLIATRASDGGEFRVRRRFRDVVALADRLAEAHRGLFVPARPDKSIVEGQVMQRHDFVNQRCVTLQRYLRRLAAHPVVGRSPDLHAFLTEPSGIPTSDGESPRWSPTMSAASATSMAAAAPATPTKSGRDFFGVFKDLKQTVTNGWVTVRPPPVEEEIDTKYLAHKAKLEDLEQHLVTASQQAEALVKSYDDLRATTGLLGMSFIKLAKFEKEQAMCASQKIRAADINNFANAVVRVSRSQTKLNAEIVKHLGIIHEYMETMAAVHNAFTDRSNALLRVQNLSADLYFLHTRAGKLESVSSRGMDQERSRYQKIEELKETIRTTEDAKTHALKELELIKENNMNEIKRFNKERRHDLVEMLKGFVSDQAAYSDHFASIWTKVAEDTKGYANRSRGKIIETSKSLLLVPSTNHHKLLRVSEALHFIPSPGTGGAGASRLRRRVSGGERRMLPHAPSRAPGAFRFKPHLPAKPPLLASTSTPASASASTRGSVCTAAAATTRRNLLVLVPSLVAASTALQSLPLAASAAAGDDKPAPPPAAPAPAAPAPPPPPADEPALSRVYDATVIGEPQAVGKDARRRVWEKLMAARVVYLGEAELVPDRDDRALELEIVRKLAAGCAEAGRSISLALEAFPCDLQEQLNRFMDGRINGDNLRLYTSHWAPERWQEYEPLLNYCRDNGIKLVACGTPLEVVRTVQAEGIRGLSKAERKMYAPPAGSGFISGFTSISGRSLIDKISSTRGSPFGPSSYLSAQARVVDDYTMSQTILKEIASGDPSGMLVVVTGASHVMYGPRGIGVPARISKKMQKKKQVVVLLDPERQSIRREGEIPVADFLWYSAAKPCSRNCFDRAEIARVMNAAGRRREALPQDLQKGIDLGVVSPEILQNFFDLEKYPVMAELIHRFQGFRERLLADPKFLHRLAIEEGISITTTLLAQYEKRKGRFFEEIDYVLTDTIRGSVVDFFTVWLPAPTISLLSFADDGSGDSVELLKGLLGTLPDNAFQKGIVGQNWSIKQRFASVLMGGLKLAGVGFISSIGAGVASDVLYGARQILKPSASMEVGRKRSPIWKSATVYSCFLGTSANLRYQVIAGLIEHRLGEHLMAYYNQPLLASLLSFVSRIINSYWGTQQWIDLARATGVQSTKKELASPEVSNATEMPLLECGTTDVQNVDDSNKQPNDLT, via the exons ATGGCCACCGAGCCCTTGTCCCCGGGGAAGTCCCCCGCCGACGACGACCTCGAAACCCTACCCctcgactcctcctcctccagtgtCGCGGTCACGACCGACCCCTTGCTCCGCCCGCCCCCTTCCCCCTcgtccgccacctcctcccccccCGCCGGCGCGAACCACGACCCGTtcgtagaggaggaggaggacgaagacgaggcggatGACGTCACGCCTGCGCCCGCTCCccaccgcgccgcggcggcctcgacaTCCCGCGAGGCGTCCCCGGTGTTCGCTGAGATCACTGTCTCCGAGCCCAGGAAGCACGCGGAGCCCGCCACGGGAGCCGTGGGCGTCATTCCCGGCTCGGCCAGCTACGTCTCCTACCTCATCGCCACCCGGGCGTCCGACGGCGGCGAATTCCGCGTGCGGCGCCGCTTCCGCGACGTCGTGGCGCTCGCCGACCGCCTCGCGGAGGCGCACCGCGGCCTCTTCGTGCCCGCGCGGCCCGACAAGAGCATCGTCGAGGGCCAGGTCATGCAGCGGCACGACTTCGTGAACCAGCGGTGCGTCACGCTCCAGCGCTACCTCCGGCGCCTCGCCGCGCACCCCGTCGTCGGCCGCAGCCCCGACCTCCACGCCTTCCTCACCGAGCCTAGCGGCATCCCCACTTCCGACGGTGAGTCGCCCAGGTGGAGCCCCACGATGAGTGCTGCCAGTGCCACATCCATGGCTGCTGCCGCTCCAGCAACGCCTACGAAGAGTGGGAGGGACTTCTTTGGGGTGTTCAAGGACCTGAAGCAGACAGTGACGAATGGGTGGGTGACAGTGAGGCCGCCTCCAGTGGAAGAGGAGATTGACACAAAATACCTTGCGCACAAAGCCAAGCTTGAGGACTTGGAGCAGCATCTGGTGACAGCATCTCAGCAG GCAGAGGCGCTTGTCAAATCTTATGATGATCTTAGAGCAACAACAGGTCTCTTGGGGATGTCGTTCATCAAACTAGCCAAGTTTGAAAAGGAGCAGGCTATGTGTGCTTCTCAGAAAATACGAGCTGCTGATATCAATAATTTTGCGAATGCTGTTGTTAGAGTTAGCAGATCACAGACAAAACTAAATGCTGAAATTGTAAAACATCTG GGCATTATCCATGAATACATGGAGACAATGGCTGCTGTACATAATGCATTTACTGATCGTTCCAATGCTTTGCTTCGTGTGCAAAATTTGTCAGCAGATCTGTATTTCCTGCATACCCGGGCGGGAAAACTTGAATCTGTTTCATCGAGAGGAATGGATCAGGAGAGATCAAGGTATCAAAAGATAGAAGAACTGAAAGAAACAATAAGAACCACGGAAGATGCAAAAACACACGCACTTAAAGAGTTGGAACTTATCAAG GAAAACAACATGAATGAAATTAAAAGATTTAACAAGGAAAGACGCCATGATTTGGTGGAGATGCTGAAGGGTTTTGTATCAGATCAG GCTGCATACTCGGATCATTTTGCTAGCATATGGACAAAGGTAGCAGAAGATACAAAAGGATATGCGAACAGGAGT AGAGGCAAAATAATCGAGACTTCGAAGAGTCTTCTACTAGTACCAAGTACCAACCACCACAAACTGCTCCGTGTCTCTGAGGCCCTCCATTTCATCCCCTCCCcgggcaccggcggcgcgggcgcgtcgCGCCTCCGGCGTCGTGTCAGCGGGGGAGAACGGAGAATGCTGCCGCACGCGCCTTCCCGAGCTCCGGGGGCCTTCAGGTTCAAACCCCACCTCCCCGCcaagccgccgctcctcgcctccacctccacccccgCCTCCGCGTCCGCCTCCACGCGCGGCAGCGTctgcacggccgccgccgccaccacgcgccgcaacctcctcgtcctcgtcccctCGCTGGTCGCGGCGTCCACGGCCCTCCAGTCGctcccgctcgccgcctccgccgcggcgggcgaTGACAAGCCGgccccaccgccggcggcgccggcgcccgcggcgccggccccgcctccgcctcccgcggACGAGCCGGCGCTGTCGAGGGTCTACGACGCCACGGTCATCGGGGAGCCGCAGGCCGTGGGGAAGGACGCGCGGCGGAGGGTGTGGGAGAAGCTGATGGCGGCCCGGGTGGTGTACCTCGGCGAGGCCGAGCTCGTGCCCGACCGCGACGACAGGGCGCTCGAGCTCGAGATCGTCAGGAAGCTGGCGGCCGGATGCGCCGAGGCTGGGAGGAGTATCTCGCTCGCGCTCGAGGCCTTCCCCTGCGACCTCCAGGAGCAGCTCAACCGGTTCATGGATGGGAG AATTAATGGCGACAATTTAAGGCTTTATACATCTCACTGGGCACCGGAGCGATGGCAGGAGTACGAACCTCTTTTGAATTACTGCCGTGATAACGGAATAAAGCTTGTTGCATGTGGAACTCCACTTGAG GTGGTAAGAACTGTCCAAGCAGAAGGAATTAGAGGTCTTTCAAAAGCTGAAAGAAAGATGTATGCTCCTCCAGCTGGCTCAGGCTTCATTTCTGGCTTTACATCCATCTCAGGCCGATCATTGATAGACAAGATCTCATCAACTCGTGGTTCCCCTTTTGGACCAAGCTCATATTTATCAGCGCAGGCAAGAGTAGTTGATGATTATACCATGTCCCAGACAATACTGAAAGAAATTGCTAGTGGCGACCCTTCAGGGATGCTCGTTGTTGTAACTGGTGCAAGTCATGTTATGTATGGGCCACGGGGAATTGGTGTTCCTGCTAGGATATCTAAAAAgatgcaaaagaaaaaacaagttgTGGTACTTCTTGATCCTGAGAGACAAAGTATAAGGAGAGAAGGTGAAATCCCTGTAGCTGATTTCTTATGGTACTCTGCTGCCAAGCCATGCAGTCGAAATTGCTTTGATCGTGCAGAAATTGCTAGAGTTATGAATGCTGCTGGTAGGAGGCGCGAAGCTTTACCTCAG GATCTTCAGAAAGGAATAGATCTTGGTGTAGTTTCTCCTGAGATATTACAGAACTTTTTTGACCTAGAGAAATACCCTGTTATGGCTGAATTGATTCACCGATTCCAA GGTTTCCGTGAAAGGTTGCTAGCAGATCCCAAGTTTCTGCATAGGTTAGCTATTGAAGAGGGCATATCAATAACTACAACTCTTCTAGCACAATACGAAAAACGGAAAGGACGGTTTTTTGAAGAGATTGACTATGTTCTCACCGATACAATTAGAGGCTCTGTTGTTGACTTCTTTACAGTGTGGCTTCCTGCACCTACTATTTCGCTCTTGTCTTTTGCCGATGATGGCTCTGGTGATagtgtggagcttctgaaaggaCTTTTAGGAACATTGCCAGATAATGCATTTCAAAAGGGCATTGTAGGGCAGAATTGGAGCATTAAACAGAGATTTGCATCAGTGCTTATGGGCGGTCTTAAACTTGCCGGTGTTGGATTCATTTCTAGTATTGGAGCTGGAGTTGCTTCAGATGTCTTATATGGTGCTCGCCAAATTCTGAAACCTTCTGCAAGTATGGAAGTGGGGCGCAAAAGATCTCCGATCTGGAAATCAGCAACTGTTTATAGTTGCTTCCTTGGAACATCAGCAAACCTGCGATACCAG GTCATAGCTGGTCTGATTGAGCATCGACTAGGAGAGCATCTGATGGCCTACTATAACCAGCCACTTCTTGCTAGCCTGCTGTCCTTTGTTTCAAGGATAATTAATTCATACTGGGGAACACAG CAATGGATTGATCTTGCACGAGCTACAGGTGTGCAAAGTACGAAGAAAGAGTTAGCTTCTCCTGAGGTTTCCAATGCAACCGAAATGCCACTCCTAGAATGTGGCACAACAGATGTACAGAATGTGGATGACAGCAATAAGCAACCAAATGACTTGACGTAG
- the LOC101784347 gene encoding laccase-3, translating into MASPPSRMLILLSCLALSLLAGAEVHHHEFVVQETPVKRLCKTHNIITVNGQFPGPTLEVREGDTLVINVVNRAQYDVTIHWHGIRQLRTGWADGPEFVTQCPIKPGGSYKYRFTIEGQEGTLWWHAHSSWLRATVYGALIIRPRENKTYPFEKPSREVPVILGEWWNANPVDVIREAQRTGGAPNVSDAFTINGQPGDFLKCSEKETTAIPVKPGETALLRFINAALNHELFVTIAQHKMTVVAADASYTKPFTTSVLMIAPGQTTDVLVTMDQAPTRYYVAARAYVSGQNVAFDNTTTTAVIEYDCGCASDFGPKIQPAFPALPAFNDTAAATAFAAGIKSPDRVKVHENVDEYLFFTVGLGLFNCKPGELCAGPNNNTRFTASMNNVSFVFPKKDSLLHAHYYKVPGVFTTDFPAYPPVQFDYTAKNVSQALWQPVPATKLYPLRFGSVVQLVLQDTSIVTPENHPIHIHGYDFFILAEGFGNFDPKKDVEKFNYVDPPQRNTVAVPVNGWTVIQFVADNPGVWLMHCHLDVHINWGLAMAFLVEDGYGELQSLEPPPVDLPMC; encoded by the exons ATggcatcgccgccgtcccggatGCTCATCCTCCTCTCGTGCCTCGCGCTTTCGCTGCTCGCCGGTGCCGAAGTGCACCACCATGAGTTCGTT GTCCAAGAGACGCCGGTGAAGAGGCTGTGCAAGACGCACAACATCATCACGGTGAACGGGCAGTTCCCGGGGCCGACGCTGGAGGTGAGGGAGGGCGACACGCTCGTCATCAACGTCGTCAACCGGGCGCAGTACGACGTCACCATCCACTG GCACGGCATCCGGCAGCTGAGGACGGGGTGGGCGGACGGGCCGGAGTTCGTGACGCAGTGCCCCATCAAGCCCGGCGGCAGTTACAAGTACCGGTTCACCATCGAGGGGCAGGAGGGCACGCTGTGGTGGCACGCGCACAGCTCCTGGCTCAGGGCCACCGTCTACGGCGCGCTCATCATCCGCCCCAGGGAGAACAAGACCTACCCCTTCGAAAAGCCCTCGCGCGAAGTCCCTGTCATCCTCG GTGAGTGGTGGAACGCGAACCCTGTCGATGTCATCCGGGAGGCGCAGAGGACGGGCGGCGCACCCAACGTCTCCGACGCGTTCACCATCAACGGCCAGCCCGGTGACTTCTTGAAGTGCTCCGAGAAAG AGACCACCGCCATCCCGGTGAAGCCCGGCGAGACGGCGCTGCTGCGGTTCATCAACGCGGCCCTCAACCACGAGCTCTTCGTCACCATCGCGCAGCACAAGATGACGGTGGTCGCCGCGGACGCGTCCTACACCAAGCCCTTCACCACCTCGGTGCTCATGATCGCGCCGGGCCAGACCACCGACGTCCTCGTCACCATGGACCAGGCGCCCACCCGGTACTacgtcgccgcgcgcgcctacGTCTCCGGCCAGAACGTGGCCTTcgacaacaccaccaccacggccgtCATCGAGTACGACTGCGGCTGCGCCTCCGACTTCGGCCCCAAGATCCAGCCGGCGTTCCCGGCGCTCCCGGCCTTCaacgacaccgccgccgccaccgccttcgccgccgggaTCAAGAGCCCCGACAGGGTCAAGGTCCACGAGAACGTCGACGAGTACCTCTTCTTCACCGTCGGCCTCGGCCTGTTCAACTGCAAGCCGGGCGAGCTGTGCGCCGGGCCCAACAACAACACCCGCTTCACGGCCAGCATGAACAATGTCTCCTTCGTCTTCCCCAAGAAGGACTCGCTCCTCCACGCGCACTACTACAAGGTCCCCGGCGTGTTCACCACCGACTTCCCGGCCTACCCGCCGGTGCAGTTCGACTACACGGCCAAGAACGTCAGCCAGGCGCTGTGGCAACCGGTGCCGGCGACCAAGCTGTACCCGCTCAGGTTCGGCTCCGTCGTGCAGCTCGTCCTGCAGGACACCAGCATCGTCACGCCGGAGAACCACCCCATTCACATCCACGGCTACGATTTCTTCATCCTCGCCGAGGGGTTCGGCAACTTCGACCCCAAGAAGGACGTCGAGAAGTTCAACTACGTCGACCCGCCGCAGCGGAACACCGTGGCGGTGCCGGTGAACGGCTGGACGGTCATCCAGTTCGTCGCCGACAACCCCGGGGTGTGGCTCATGCATTGCCATCTGGACGTGCACATCAACTGGGGTCTGGCAATGGCGTTCCTCGTGGAGGATGGCTATGGCGAGCTGCAGTCACTGGAGCCGCCCCCAGTTGATCTTCCCATGTGCTAA